A DNA window from Coffea arabica cultivar ET-39 chromosome 6c, Coffea Arabica ET-39 HiFi, whole genome shotgun sequence contains the following coding sequences:
- the LOC113693418 gene encoding uncharacterized protein, translated as MNAQYIARRGRSRSHHDEISLEHYYRVDIFLATIDYQLQELHSRFNDHTVELLILSTALDPRNGFMLFKIDDFCKLAEKFYPNDFMEQELVRLRIELQHFELDIPNHPELQELSGINELCQGLVKTRKSVIYHVIDRLIRLDLTLPVSTATSEWAFSIMKKSRQSSKIRWKIIS; from the coding sequence ATGAATGCTCAATATATTGCAAGACGTGGTAGATCTCGAAGTCATCATGATGAGATTAGTCTGGAGCATTATTATCGAGTGGATATATTTCTTGCAACAATTGATTATCAATTGCAAGAGTTACATAGCAGGTTTAATGATCATACCGTGGAATTGCTTATTTTGAGCACTGCTTTAGATCCTAGAAATGGATTTATGCTATTCAAGATTGATGATTTTTGTAAACTTGCAGAGAAGTTCTATCCgaatgattttatggagcaagaaCTAGTACGTCTAAGAATAGAACTTCAACATTTTGAACTCGACATTCCAAATCATCCTGAATTGCAGGAATTATCTGGTATTAATGAGTTATGTCAAGGCTTGGTGAAGACAAGAAAATCAGTGATATATCATGTTATTGATAGATTGATTAGACTTGATCTTACTCTTCCTGTATCAACTGCAACTTCAGAGTGggcattttcaattatgaaaaaaTCAAGACAAAGCTCCAAAATAAGAtggaagataatttcttga